A window of Aerococcus urinae contains these coding sequences:
- a CDS encoding PTS transporter subunit EIIC, whose amino-acid sequence MSKEEHLAKNIFEHIGGKQNTNKIYNCMTRIRIDIKDFQAVNLSALEEEEGILGIVKDDNTLQIVVGPGISQKVADKMNELSGISHTERVDENLDPHLTSNRSRAEEIANQNKKTYKENNKPSYFKSFTSTIASVFVPLIPAFVGAGIIGGIASVFQNLITAGNLDAATWGSAVTILNIIKNGLFAYLNIYVGINAAKVFGATEGLGGIVAGIIYLTGMTPENPLKNIFTGQPLAPGQGGIIGVLLAVFLLSIVEKQLRKFVPNSLDIIVTPTLSLLTVGLMTIFLIMPIAGWVSAGLVGVVNWVLNVGGAFSGFILGAFFLPLVMFGLHQILTPIHIEMINATGATQLLPVLAMAGAGQVGAALALWLKCRRNGQLVNIIKGSLPVGILGIGEPLIYAVTLPLGRPFITACIGGGIGGAVVGGIGSVGATAIGPSGVALIPLIADGKWMAYVLGLLAAYAGGFAATYFFGVPKEAQHADSFSKNAKITG is encoded by the coding sequence ATGAGTAAAGAAGAACACTTAGCGAAGAATATTTTTGAACATATCGGCGGCAAGCAAAACACAAATAAAATCTATAATTGCATGACACGAATTCGGATTGATATTAAGGATTTTCAAGCAGTGAACCTATCAGCCCTAGAAGAAGAGGAGGGCATCTTAGGAATAGTTAAGGACGACAATACGCTTCAAATTGTTGTTGGCCCCGGCATCTCACAAAAAGTAGCCGATAAAATGAACGAATTAAGTGGAATTTCACATACGGAAAGGGTTGATGAAAATTTAGATCCTCATTTGACGAGTAATCGCTCTCGGGCAGAAGAAATTGCTAATCAAAATAAGAAAACCTATAAAGAAAATAATAAACCTTCGTATTTTAAATCTTTTACTAGTACCATAGCGAGTGTCTTTGTTCCACTAATTCCTGCTTTTGTAGGTGCCGGTATTATTGGTGGGATTGCCTCGGTATTTCAAAATCTCATAACTGCCGGTAACTTAGATGCGGCGACTTGGGGTAGTGCTGTAACCATACTTAATATTATAAAAAATGGGCTTTTTGCCTATCTAAATATTTATGTGGGGATCAATGCAGCCAAAGTATTTGGTGCTACTGAAGGATTAGGAGGAATTGTTGCTGGGATTATTTACCTAACAGGAATGACGCCAGAAAATCCTTTAAAGAATATATTTACCGGACAACCCTTAGCTCCAGGACAAGGGGGGATTATTGGGGTACTTTTAGCTGTATTCCTACTTTCAATCGTTGAAAAACAATTGCGGAAGTTTGTTCCAAATTCCCTAGATATTATTGTTACGCCAACGCTTTCCCTATTGACAGTAGGCTTAATGACAATCTTTTTAATTATGCCAATAGCTGGTTGGGTTTCAGCTGGCTTAGTGGGCGTGGTGAATTGGGTACTCAATGTTGGAGGAGCCTTTAGTGGCTTTATTCTCGGGGCCTTCTTCTTACCTTTAGTGATGTTTGGATTACACCAAATACTCACACCGATCCATATTGAAATGATCAATGCGACTGGGGCTACACAACTCTTGCCAGTCTTAGCGATGGCAGGCGCAGGTCAAGTTGGCGCAGCTTTAGCGTTATGGCTTAAGTGTCGCCGTAATGGTCAATTAGTCAATATTATTAAAGGGAGCCTACCTGTCGGTATTTTAGGTATTGGTGAACCCTTGATTTATGCCGTCACCCTACCCTTAGGACGTCCCTTTATCACTGCATGTATTGGTGGTGGTATCGGCGGAGCAGTTGTTGGAGGAATAGGCAGTGTTGGAGCGACAGCGATTGGTCCTAGTGGGGTCGCCTTGATTCCGTTAATTGCCGATGGAAAATGGATGGCTTATGTCTTAGGCTTGCTTGCTGCTTATGCAGGTGGCTTCGCCGCGACTTACTTTTTTGGCGTGCCGAAAGAGGCGCAGCATGCTGATTCATTTAGTAAAAACGCTAAGATAACGGGTTGA
- the murQ gene encoding N-acetylmuramic acid 6-phosphate etherase, whose product MSKEDLAKLTTETRNKSTFSLDKLSVLEVLKIMNAENDNVQSAISKVLPKIEAAIQMIVDSFNHDGRLIYMGAGTSGRLGVLDAAECVPTFGTSPDMVVGLIAGGERAMTKAVEGAEDDEKLGKNDLKDIKLSPLDTVVGISASGRTPYVIGGLKYANQLGAKTIALSCNDESAISALAKISIEVIVGPEILTGSTRLKAGTAQKLVLNMLSTVSMIQIGKVYQNLMIDINVTNEKLEDRATRIISNITEASYEQAHEALVASHFNVKNAVVMLAEKVSFEESQNLLQKADGFIYKIIEGEARKNE is encoded by the coding sequence ATGTCTAAGGAAGATTTAGCAAAATTAACTACAGAAACAAGAAATAAGTCTACTTTTAGTCTTGATAAGTTATCTGTGTTAGAAGTATTAAAAATTATGAACGCGGAAAATGATAATGTTCAGAGCGCCATAAGCAAGGTCTTGCCCAAGATTGAAGCAGCTATTCAAATGATTGTTGATTCCTTTAATCATGATGGACGTTTAATTTACATGGGAGCTGGGACGAGTGGACGGCTTGGGGTTTTAGATGCGGCAGAATGTGTCCCTACCTTTGGAACCTCTCCTGATATGGTGGTTGGTCTCATTGCAGGAGGCGAACGGGCAATGACAAAAGCCGTTGAAGGAGCCGAAGATGATGAAAAGTTAGGAAAAAATGATTTAAAGGATATTAAGCTAAGTCCGCTAGACACTGTAGTAGGGATCAGTGCCAGTGGAAGAACGCCCTATGTTATTGGCGGTTTAAAGTATGCCAATCAGCTAGGTGCTAAGACGATTGCGCTCTCTTGCAATGATGAATCAGCAATTTCTGCACTAGCTAAAATAAGTATTGAAGTAATCGTTGGACCAGAAATATTAACCGGATCTACTCGACTTAAAGCAGGAACAGCACAGAAATTGGTCTTGAACATGTTATCAACGGTTTCAATGATACAAATTGGTAAGGTTTACCAGAATTTAATGATCGATATTAATGTTACTAATGAAAAACTAGAAGACCGGGCGACAAGAATTATCAGTAATATTACTGAAGCTTCTTATGAGCAAGCACATGAGGCATTAGTAGCTAGTCATTTTAATGTGAAGAATGCGGTCGTGATGTTAGCTGAAAAAGTTTCTTTTGAAGAATCTCAAAATTTACTCCAAAAAGCGGATGGTTTTATATACAAAATTATTGAAGGCGAGGCTAGGAAAAATGAGTAA
- a CDS encoding MupG family TIM beta-alpha barrel fold protein, producing MFGFSVYLNSDLSHEDRAYIENMKQGGFQGVFTSIQIPEDNQEKYFKRLQDLASLCKRLQLSLMVDMSLASLEKIGISLDKVEVLTQWGITGIRLDDGFSNEVIAKLSHKIHLGINASTIEENDIKEIIANGADKENIAAWHNYYPRPYTGLGEDYFIQKNHLFHQYGLKVQAFVSGDQPYRGPVYQGLPTLEKLRGKKPFMASLTMLKQYNVDQIYLSDPYLSGQSLEQFSYYIKDGIILLQGSYDDNYKSAKDPYFQEVQMCRPDISEYVVRSQYARRKIIEAIDPSNQAFRNKGSITVDNSLAGRYEGEFEIVRKDLPSDPSVNVVGAIASEDIPLIQLIGSKQKYLIQWR from the coding sequence ATGTTTGGGTTTTCTGTTTATTTAAATAGTGATTTAAGTCATGAAGATAGAGCATATATTGAAAACATGAAACAGGGAGGTTTTCAAGGAGTTTTTACTTCGATACAGATTCCAGAGGATAATCAAGAAAAGTATTTCAAACGACTGCAAGATTTAGCTAGCCTTTGTAAAAGGCTACAGCTTAGTTTAATGGTAGATATGTCATTAGCTTCATTAGAGAAGATTGGCATCAGTTTGGACAAGGTTGAAGTTTTAACGCAATGGGGAATTACTGGCATACGATTAGATGATGGGTTTTCTAACGAAGTCATTGCCAAATTGAGTCACAAAATTCATTTAGGGATAAATGCTTCAACTATTGAAGAAAATGATATTAAGGAAATTATTGCCAACGGAGCAGATAAAGAGAATATCGCTGCTTGGCATAATTACTACCCTCGTCCCTATACCGGACTCGGTGAAGATTACTTTATACAAAAAAACCACCTATTTCATCAGTATGGTTTAAAGGTGCAAGCCTTCGTTTCTGGAGATCAACCCTATCGCGGACCGGTATACCAGGGTTTACCTACCCTTGAAAAGTTAAGGGGGAAGAAACCTTTTATGGCTAGTTTAACTATGCTCAAACAATATAATGTTGACCAGATTTATCTAAGCGATCCTTATTTATCAGGCCAAAGTTTAGAACAATTTTCCTATTATATAAAAGATGGAATTATTCTCTTACAAGGCTCTTATGATGATAATTATAAAAGCGCTAAGGACCCCTACTTTCAAGAGGTTCAGATGTGTCGTCCAGATATTAGTGAATATGTAGTCAGGAGCCAATATGCTAGAAGAAAAATCATAGAGGCAATTGACCCCTCCAATCAAGCTTTCAGAAACAAGGGAAGTATCACGGTCGATAACAGTTTAGCCGGTCGCTATGAAGGAGAGTTTGAAATAGTAAGGAAAGATTTACCAAGCGATCCATCAGTCAATGTGGTTGGAGCAATTGCTTCGGAAGATATTCCCCTAATCCAATTGATCGGTAGTAAGCAAAAGTATTTAATCCAATGGAGATGA
- a CDS encoding SDR family NAD(P)-dependent oxidoreductase, producing MFDLSNRVAVVTGGGTGIGKQFATALAGQGAKVAILSRRQEVLDEAAKEIAEKTGSEVFPISTDVTDPESIKDTHQAILDKFGKVDILVNNAGGGNNAPLAEITDEAWHKTFNLDVDGMMYMTREFGAKMVENGYGRVINIASILGFGGLPELPIIDYAAAKGAVVNFTRAAATEWATTGVTVNAIAPGFFASEANNPEAMEAMNDFIELRTPMKRPGKPGELASAVVFLAADESTYVTGQIVGVDGGWTAI from the coding sequence ATGTTTGATCTATCCAATCGTGTGGCTGTGGTGACTGGTGGCGGGACCGGTATTGGTAAGCAATTTGCGACCGCTCTAGCTGGTCAAGGGGCTAAGGTAGCGATCTTATCACGCCGCCAAGAAGTGCTCGACGAAGCGGCTAAAGAAATTGCAGAAAAAACCGGTTCAGAAGTCTTTCCGATTTCAACCGATGTGACTGATCCTGAATCGATCAAGGACACCCACCAAGCCATCTTAGACAAGTTTGGCAAGGTAGACATCTTAGTCAATAATGCGGGGGGCGGGAATAATGCGCCCCTGGCTGAAATTACGGACGAAGCTTGGCACAAGACCTTTAACTTGGATGTTGACGGGATGATGTACATGACCCGTGAATTTGGGGCCAAGATGGTGGAGAATGGCTATGGCCGTGTGATAAACATTGCTTCCATTCTCGGCTTCGGTGGCTTACCAGAGCTGCCAATCATTGACTATGCTGCAGCGAAAGGCGCAGTGGTCAACTTTACCCGGGCAGCGGCGACCGAATGGGCAACTACTGGTGTGACGGTCAATGCCATCGCGCCTGGTTTCTTCGCATCCGAAGCCAATAATCCTGAGGCTATGGAAGCTATGAATGACTTTATCGAACTGAGAACACCGATGAAACGTCCGGGGAAACCGGGTGAATTGGCTAGTGCTGTAGTCTTCTTAGCCGCTGATGAGTCGACCTATGTGACCGGGCAAATTGTCGGGGTAGATGGAGGCTGGACGGCGATTTAG
- a CDS encoding FMN-binding protein has protein sequence MLKNGTYEATAKGQMNDITLEVTVDSNKIEKINIIKEDETPGIGDIALERIPKAIIQEQSVEVDTVSGATVTSNAVISAVKEALAESEK, from the coding sequence AACTTATGAGGCAACTGCAAAAGGGCAAATGAATGATATAACTTTAGAAGTAACCGTTGATAGCAATAAAATTGAAAAGATTAATATTATAAAGGAAGATGAAACACCGGGTATTGGTGACATTGCTTTAGAAAGAATTCCTAAAGCAATCATCCAAGAACAATCTGTAGAGGTTGATACTGTTTCTGGCGCGACAGTGACTTCAAATGCTGTTATATCTGCAGTGAAGGAAGCTTTAGCAGAATCGGAAAAATAG